The Hippopotamus amphibius kiboko isolate mHipAmp2 chromosome 3, mHipAmp2.hap2, whole genome shotgun sequence genomic interval AGCGAGGTAGCTTTCAGAAAGGAAACACTCAGTGACTCATACTCCTGACCGCCCCAGGCAACGGTCTCTGTAGCGTGTGGCCTGGCCTCTCTctcctggggagggcagggaggaaccCAGCCGTGAGGCCCCGTAGCCAAGATGCCTTGGCCCAGAAAACACAAGGGGCTTTGATGCCCTGGAAAGCAGCGGCCGTCCTCCCAGGATACTGCAGCTGCTcttgggcagggcccagccccgGGGCAGGGCCTCAGTGTGGAGGCCACATGGGGAAGCCAGCACAGCTCCTTGAAGTCAGAACCCCCAGGGCTGCTgcttatgagctgtgtgacctggggccgGTGAGTAATCTCTTGaaacctcagtttcctggtctgtaaaatggaaaggaTGCTGTAATAGTAATGGCATCTGTCTTAAAGGGTGCTGGGAGGagtcagggaagtcctgcttgtGAAGGGCTCAGCACATTGCCTGCCTCGTGACATGTGCCCAGAAACTGGAACTGCCAGTAGTCCTGCCCTCTGGGATTCTCAGAAGGTTCCCTCCAGACCCAAACAAACTCAGCTGTCGGGCCAGAAATTGCTTCTCCCCTCAcctacaccccccacccccaccccggcctcccCAGAGACCCTCAGAAGCCTGCCTCTCACTCCAGCAACTTCTGGAAGACTCACACAAACAATCCTTATTAACCAACCCCAGCAGGCTTTCTCTGTGTCTTCAAGCTACAAGAAATCAATCAGAAAATGCAACTCAAAGACTCCCTTGTCTCATGTCTTGCTGTCAAAACCCTAAGTCCATACTTTTCAAGTCGGGGTCTGTACACCCCTGGGAGCATACGGGGGTCTGCCAGGAATATATGAGGCCGTGGGGTAAATATAGTGCCCCTGGGGAAAGCAAAACATTTAAACTGAAAGTAACCTAAAACACTATTTTCATGTGAAAACAAACATGACATAGAATGTATATTCCCATCAATGTTTAAGATGAAGCACTATTTCAGAGATAGTTCAAGCTTTCAGTGGGCATCCCTTTCTCCCCAGGTGCCTGTGTTTACCCTGCCCAGCAGCAAGGGGTTCTTCACTGCCAAGGCTTGAGAAGCCCCTGCTTAAGAGGCAGCTGGGTTTCTTCTTGGGGACACCCTGGTGTCTTCCTGACTCACCCCCATTCTCCCAGGATCTGGACCTTGCCTTTGGAAGGGGTGCCCACACAGCCCAGTGCCTGTGAGGCAGCCCTAGCTGCCACCATCCGGAGACGGCCGGCTTGCACTGCTGGCAGGAACACCAACAGCCAGCCTGGTTGGGCCGACAGTTTAAGAGGTGGGAAGAGAACCAGACCTTGCTTCCTGCCTTCTCATCTAGCCTTCCCCAGGCTCACAGAGAACCCACCTGGCTGGCAGCTGGTGTGTGAGCCCTTAGACAGGACAGGGCACAGACGGCACTCAGCAAATACCCCAGGCTCGCCATCCTGACAGCACTGTCTCCTGGGGCTTCTGCCAAGTGGGACCTCCATAGGATTAAGGATGACTGTGGAGTTTGCAGCACCACCCAGCTCCTCTTTCGCCTGTGAGGGGCAGCAGTGTGGTTGGCACGGCTACCAGCTGGACACAGATCTGTAGTAAGAACTCAGTCCCCATGGCCGTGAAGGTGATTAAGCGCATTctttgtgattttcctttttgcaGGTATCCTGAGCCAAGGAAAAGTCTGTCTCGGAGAAGCAGGGATTAGAAGGGGCTGCACGTATGGCACAGGTGGACCTCCAGGATGGGTGGGGTGAGGCATCTCCTCTCTGCAGCTATCATCCCCGGATGCTGAGCATGAACTTGGAGAGGGAGGGTGAGGACcgtggagaggcaggagaccaaGGGGGTATTGGTGACCCTGATCAGCAGCGTCATCCAAGGAGCAGCTCCCAAGGGACTCAGGACAATCCTGAATTTCGGAGGCAGCACCCGCCCcgcaggaaggaagagaaattcTCTGACTCCTTTAGTGCCGGGGGTGTGGGGAAGAAACCCATGGCAATGCCTGGGAAGAAGGCCAGCTGGGAAAGAGATGAGTCAAAGATCACCCGGACCCAGGACTCCCCCAGAGCAAGCACGACTCCCAGTGCCCTCCCCAGGGGCCTCTCACACAAATGGTTCTGTCGGACACAAACTCCTAGGGACCCATTACCTGCTGGCAATGATGGAGACTCGAGGGCAAACCCAGACTCCGCCCTGGATGTCCCATCCAACTTCCCTGGTTCTGGAAGGTATTTCTGTGCACAGACAGGTGTAGACAAATACCCAGACAGCTCCTCTCCAGCGTGTGtccccagggtggggggcagttgggACTCCTCCACGCAGGAGACACAAACACTAGCCCAGGGGTCTGCCACCCCGGCCAGCCTGGCAGCGGAGGCGCTGGCCAACGTGCGGAAGGGCTGTGAGAATCAGAACCCGGCGGGCGCGGCGGAGGGCAGGCAGGGGGAGGCGCGTCCCTACAAGTGCCTGCGGGGCGGGCGGGCCTTCCAGAAGCCACCAGGCGCCAAGCCTTACGCGTGCGAGCTGTGCGGGAAGGCATACTCCCACCGGGGCACGCTCCAGCAGCATCAGAGCCTGCACACGGGCAAACGGCCCTACCGGTGCCCCTTCTGCGACAAAGCCTACACCTGGTCCTCGGACCACCGCAAGCACATCCGCACGCACACGGGCGAGAAACCCTACCCGTGCCCCGACTGTGGCAAGGCCTTCGTGCGCTCCTCCGACCTGCGCAAACACCAGCGCAACATGCACAGCAACGACAAGCCCTTTCCGTGCGCCGAGTGCGGCCTGACCTTCAACAAGCCGCTGTCGctgctgcgccaccagcgaaCGCACCTGGGCGAGAAGCCTTTCCGCTGCCCGACCTGCGACCGGGAGTTCGCGGTAGCCAGTCGGATGATGGAGCATCAGCGCGTGCACTCGGGAGAGCGGCCCTTTCCCTGCCCCACCTGCGGCAAGTGCTTCACCAAATCCTCCAACCTGATCGAGCACCAGACGCTGCACACCGGCCAGAGGCCCTTCAAGTGTGCCGACTGCGGCGTGGCCTTCGCGCAGCCCTCGCGCCTGGCGCGCCACCAGCGCATCCACACGGGCGAGAGGCCCTTTCCTTGCGCGCAGTGCGGCCAGGCCTTTGCGCGCGCCTCCACCCTGAAGCGGCACCAACAGATCCACTCCGGGGAGAAGGGTTTCCTCTGCGCCGAGTGCGGCAGGGCTTTCCGTATTGCCTCGGAGCTGGGCCAGCACATTCGGATACACAACGGGGAGAGGCCCTACCAGTGTGAAGACTGCGGCCAGGCCTTCACCCGGTCCAATCACCTCCAACGACACAGAGCCAAGCACCGCAGCTGCAAGAAGGAGCCCGTCCCCTCCTCTGATGAGTGAGGGCTCCATCGGCTGACTCTCAGGGAAGGTGAAGACACAAAGGGACCTTGGATTCACTGAGGAAAAAGACTAGCCCGTCCTGCCCTCAAAACTATATGCAAATGCTGAGAAGGCATCCGGCTGGCCCTCTCTAGAGAAAGGTACTTTTCTGGTTTTACGTGAATAAAAGAATCCCCAGAAGTGGTCTCCGTGAGGGAATCTTCTAAAGCAACAAATACCTGGGGGTAACTCAAAGCTCAGCATTTGACTTTCTTAAGGAAATGAATTTACCCTGGGGAATGTCTTTATGAGTCCTGACTTTGAATTAGAGAAGGCCTTTATCTTTAAGAGAGGGGCGTTTATGTCCTATGTTTAGGACGTAAACAGTTATCCTAGAAGTCCAGAACAGCCTTAGCACCTGAAAAAGAAGCCTGCTCCTCTTGGCAGTAGAGCTTAATAACTGGAGATGACCTGAGTCTCGCCCACAGAATTCACAGGTGCCTCCTCTCTGGCTACCTCTTCTCCTATTTCCACCCTGGGAGCTTGAATCACATGCTATATTTACAGAGGAATCTGCCCATTTACAGAGATACATACAAAATTTCCCCCTGTGCGCCTGACCGTGGTTCAGGAAACCTTTCAGGTTCATTTAAACTTGCCAGGATCATGAGTTCCAATTTGAAGTAAATCAGGTTCCCCTTGCCCAAGTGCCAATCAACTTGTATTTCCTCATCATTAAAACTAGATTTGAAAACCTACATGACTCACAGTTATTCTCTAAGGTTAATTGAAATTTGCATTCCTCACAGCCTTTCTTAAAGACGTATTTACACatacattgatttttgtataGCGGAAAGTCAGTAGTTCTTAGCTCTGGACCTCAACTGGGGAGAACCCATGACTTCACGGAGTTCCGTTGATGCACAGGGGGAAAGAACACTTCTAATCTCACCAAAGTTAAAGCAGATGCTCCACAGACAGGTATTGTGCTCTCCTTTTGAGGATATCTTTAGTATAGCCCTAAAATCACCACCAAAACCTGCCAAATTTGACTTTCTCTTGGATTTCACCTGATTCGGACCcagggagtgactgctagtgTTCTTGATACATGGAGGCCAGAGAGAAGTGCTATACATGCCTTCTTTGACATGCCTTCTTTGTCATGTCTTGTTTAACAAAGGTAACCTCAGAGCTCTGACTGCATGCCTGGAGGTTTTGTGTGTTGACTCCCTTAAACGCATCTGCATGTCCAAATGACAGAGTCAGCCAGTTCTAGGTCTGGCACAGGAGCCAGTGATTGGGTTCCTAGTCCAGCTCCATATTTACCAGTGATATGATCTTGAATTCAGCTTCTGCATCAGAATTGGCAAAACAGGAATGATAATAACAGAGTAATAAATGTGCACATCATCCTCCCAGGAGAAGAACTTTGAATTCAAAAGCATTAGACTGATAGAAAAGTTGTAAGAATCAGCCATAACCTTGTGACTATGAGGAGAGTAAAGgcttatatacttttttttctgggtaatcaatgaaatatttgaaaactgaagttaatattccttttctttgtgttttctctttctcttaagcTGCTTGTTAGTAGAGTTTCTCCTAGTTAAGATTTTTGgtttggcctgtaatttcttaAGGTGCTTGTTCCCCAAACCAGTTCATAGGGTGGCTGTATGGAAATCACCTGGGATGTTTGTTAACTATACAAACTTGCTGAATCCTGGCCTTGAATATCGGTACAGGTCTGTAGTGCGTCTTGCAATCTAATGTTTAAAGCTTCTCGTGTGTTATGTTGCACAGCTAAGTTGGGACCACTGGTATAATTAATAAACTGGTGAtgcttaaattttattatttagcaAACAGATAATAGAGGAATAAGAAATGGGCAATATGGATGAGATCACAATAGAATTAGACTAAAAATAGGCACAAACTACTAGAACATCTCCTGACTTGGCTATGGTGGACTCAAACTAGCAAGCAGCTTTTGAAGTGttacataagttcatttctgCAAGCTAAATACAGCATCTAGGTGTGGCTTTCAGGTGGTTATACTTTTGCGGAGAGAGTGAGCTAATAGGCCAACTAGATTAGCTTGTGCTGGATACCTTTGGAGCTGTATACTGTGTTTCTGGAATACAAGGGAATAGAATATACtggatattatataatatactgAAGAGAATTTCATTAATCCTTCAGTGCTTGTTACATaaagaaatcacattttttttttttaaaggaaagttgtCCCAGTCTTTTCTCACATCAGCTGCAAGGGTCATGCTGAGTAGGTATTGCGGGGAGAAAGCAATCCTGTTGCCATAGTCACAGGACCACTCCATAATGCACAAGTAGAAGGCAGCAATACATGGAGTGGCCAACAGAGAAATCAAGCAGCCGCAAGTTGGCTTGGCACACGTTCTGCCCAATAGTCTGTCCCTCCAAATTAGAGGCAGTTGAATCCTCTATTTGCAGAAGAATCAATGCTAGAATACTGGCTCAGATTGTTGCCCCCAAGTGATGCTGAGCTACTTTTCTGGTTTTCTATACACCACAGCCCCTCATATCTTATACCCCTGGTATGTAATTTAAAGTTGGAGCAGGGCGCTCTTTGTGATAGAAGAAATTTAAAGCTTCTCTCTGAACTAGTGCTGTTTCCACAGTTTAGTTTGCCAAAGTTAATTTGGATATACCCAGTAAAAGTgttcatttttaagttttcatttaataaaatttctcCTAATGTATTCACCAGTCTCCAGTTACCGTAGTCCACTTCCTTTGGAAAATAATGAGTTGGTGCTTACATGCTATTcagtgtgccaggaactgttttAAGTGTTTCTCATGTAttaactatttcatttttaaagtaaacctTTCTATTCtagtctattcttttttttaagatactcTCATGGtccatttcttaaaattaattaattgattgatttatatttttggctgcattgggtcttcattcctgcaagcaggctttctaatcttcattgtggtgcgagggcttctcattgcgttggcttctcttgttgcagagcacaggctctaggcacccgaGCTTCAgaagttgcggctcatgggcccagtagttgttgcttgtgggctctagagcacaggctcagtagttgtggtgcacaggcttagttgctccgtggcatgtggaatttttcaggaccagggatcgaacccgtgtcccctgcattgacaggcagattcttaaccactctgccacctgggaagtccaattctattctattcttaagatgaagaaatcaagagaCAAAAAGGTTTTATTTCCCAAGATATAATAGCTAGAAGGTAGCATAATAATGATTTGACATCCTGGCTCCAGAGACTGTGTTCTCAACCACAGAGCTAACTGCTTCTGTTTGGTATAGAGGAATACCCTGAAATTCTTGATGACATGCATTTTCAAAGTTGGTGTTCATAAATTCAAGAGAAGGTAAATGTTGAAACACAGCACAGCAGAAGCCATGGTGTGACTCAAGAAAGAAGACCTGCCAATTACTTAAGAATGGGTCTGGGAGAGCCTGGGTTGCCAGCTGTTAATCATTAATTCCTTGGAAAAACTGTCAGTAAACTGGCCAGAGGGAAGGAATTGGATTTGAAGGAATGAAAGTTCCTTGAAGATCTACCATTACTTCATTTCATTGAGGAAAGAAACATTCTGTACCTATGCTGAACACAGAAAAATACACCAGCAATGAATCTTGGCACTCAACATTTACACAACATTTTATAAACAAGAAGCATGCACACTGAACAGCTATAGTACCCCCAATGTGAACATAATAGATCACCCAGGAATTCCAGCTAGGCCTTAAAAAATCTTACTTGGAAGGAAATTCTGTGTAAAGCATCAATTTGATTGCTAAAATACTCAAGCAGATGTCATCACTAGACTCAGCACTAGACTGTGAACTACAAACTCAATGACCCATGAAAATATTGCCAGTGATAGAATGACTCAGTGTTTCATCACAACAGAAAAGGGTATCTTTAAAGTTGAGAGGGAAGCTCATATTTTATATCAACTGCCCTCTTTCCATTCTGTACAAAACCATGCCagtataattaacatttttcccctatggctggataatattttta includes:
- the ZNF648 gene encoding zinc finger protein 648 produces the protein MAQVDLQDGWGEASPLCSYHPRMLSMNLEREGEDRGEAGDQGGIGDPDQQRHPRSSSQGTQDNPEFRRQHPPRRKEEKFSDSFSAGGVGKKPMAMPGKKASWERDESKITRTQDSPRASTTPSALPRGLSHKWFCRTQTPRDPLPAGNDGDSRANPDSALDVPSNFPGSGRYFCAQTGVDKYPDSSSPACVPRVGGSWDSSTQETQTLAQGSATPASLAAEALANVRKGCENQNPAGAAEGRQGEARPYKCLRGGRAFQKPPGAKPYACELCGKAYSHRGTLQQHQSLHTGKRPYRCPFCDKAYTWSSDHRKHIRTHTGEKPYPCPDCGKAFVRSSDLRKHQRNMHSNDKPFPCAECGLTFNKPLSLLRHQRTHLGEKPFRCPTCDREFAVASRMMEHQRVHSGERPFPCPTCGKCFTKSSNLIEHQTLHTGQRPFKCADCGVAFAQPSRLARHQRIHTGERPFPCAQCGQAFARASTLKRHQQIHSGEKGFLCAECGRAFRIASELGQHIRIHNGERPYQCEDCGQAFTRSNHLQRHRAKHRSCKKEPVPSSDE